Below is a window of Agrobacterium vitis DNA.
GGCGGCACGTCTAAACGTCATTTCGGGCAGCAGCCCGATCGGCTCCGCCCTTATGACATTCTTTTTTTAGTAGCTGCCGCGAGACAGGCACACTGCCGGAACCGTGCGGACCATGATGAGTACATCCCTGGCCAGCGACCATGTCTTAACATATTGCGTGTCCATAGCCACCCGCGTTTCGTAGGAAACATCGTTGCGGCCGCTCACCTGCCAGAGACCAGTCAGGCCAGGGCGGGTTTGCAGATAAAAAGCTGCAGCACTATCGTACATTTCCAGCTCATCTTCGACGACAGGCCGGGGTCCGACGATGCTCATCTCACCCTTAATGATATTGAAGAGCTGCGGAAGCTCGTCCAGGCTGAGCTTACGCAGCACGGAACCGATCGCCGTCACACGGGGATCGTTTTGCAGCTTACGGGTGGCACGCCATTCTTCATAAGCTTCCGGATTGGCCCGCAGGTAATCCTGCAAAACCTTGTCGCCATTCTGCACCATGGTGCGAAACTTCATGCAATGAAATTGCTGGCCGTTATGTCCGATACGGCGATGGCCGTAAAATACACTGCCGCCATCGGTAAATTTCACCATGGCTGCAATCATCAAGAACATCGGGCTGAAGATAATCAGCGCCATCGTGGCGATGAAAATATCAAACCCTCTCTTGGCAAGACCACCAACCGGTTGGGTACCGGATGCGGCGGTCGTAAAAAACGGCGAACTGGCCGATCTTGTCGCGGACTTCATAGAGGTAACTCCATTTACGTGGGCGATTGGTCGGGTCCCGGCGGGACGCGTCCGTGGTCATTGATCCCTAGTGTGTGGTGATAATTTGTCCTTCGCAATAGCCTTTGCAGAAAACCTTCCAGAGGATGGAATGATAGCGATTAAAATATGTGTCTCTTTCACACTACAATTTAAGTATTTAACGTCCCATTGTGACACTTAGGTTTCCGAATTTGGATATTTTGCAATGAAAATCCTTTAACCTTCCCGCAAATGGAATGTTTATTACTTTTAATATATATGGGAACTCAATGAAATTTCATAAATTCGTCATGTGAAATGGAGGAAAGCGGCTCAGGTTGATGTCCTCTGACATGGA
It encodes the following:
- a CDS encoding sugar transferase, which produces MKSATRSASSPFFTTAASGTQPVGGLAKRGFDIFIATMALIIFSPMFLMIAAMVKFTDGGSVFYGHRRIGHNGQQFHCMKFRTMVQNGDKVLQDYLRANPEAYEEWRATRKLQNDPRVTAIGSVLRKLSLDELPQLFNIIKGEMSIVGPRPVVEDELEMYDSAAAFYLQTRPGLTGLWQVSGRNDVSYETRVAMDTQYVKTWSLARDVLIMVRTVPAVCLSRGSY